A section of the Bacteroidota bacterium genome encodes:
- a CDS encoding ABC-F family ATP-binding cassette domain-containing protein: MSKTINPVLIAARELSVRFGEQVVLNNATMSVHQADRIGLIGNNGSGKSTLLKIIAGMMEPDSGTVTRRRNIMIGYLSQDLQLDSALSVYENILEGAHDVIEILREYESLPVTSEKRHLLEAHIHHRDGWNLENRIETVMHSLNAPEKDRDITTLSGGEKRRVALCKAIISRPDLLILDEPTNHLDTQSIEWMEEFLEKYSGACLFVTHDRYFLDSIATRIIELTNGVCYSHTGNYTDFMLDKVERESQLETEERKRNRFLLRELEWVRKGPRARRTKSKSRLSKYFEEVDKKGYEPDAEVELIIPHASVLGSKIMNLKNVGIELGGKKLFSKVDFNFDRKRKLGIIGHNGLGKTTLLKIILGELRPTEGHAEIGDRTIFNYIDQSRLALNDENTVLQEIGEGNEWIIFGEERLTVWKYLRRFLFADDRMQTKVGKLSGEERSRLLLAKILKNGGNFLILDEPTNDLDLATLRILEEALSSFDGCVVVVSHDRYFLNRVCNGILAFEGDGYVHFSEGDYDYYLEKRNARFAEKEAQLNMTKEHDTKLKPQTKKPVKKLTWKEAKELEAIEKDIVLAEQEVERIEAIFSSNDFYDKHGEHTVQLTEELTSAKEQIERLYVRWHELEELRAGMQ, translated from the coding sequence AAAACGATAAACCCCGTCCTTATTGCCGCACGTGAACTATCCGTTCGCTTCGGTGAGCAGGTTGTTTTGAACAACGCAACAATGAGCGTTCATCAAGCTGATAGAATCGGATTGATCGGAAACAATGGTTCAGGTAAATCGACACTTTTAAAGATTATTGCAGGTATGATGGAACCGGATTCAGGAACGGTAACGCGACGGAGAAACATCATGATAGGATACCTCTCACAAGACTTACAACTCGACTCTGCTTTATCGGTGTACGAAAATATTTTGGAGGGAGCGCATGATGTTATCGAGATTCTAAGGGAATACGAGTCGCTTCCTGTTACATCAGAAAAACGGCATCTTCTTGAGGCACACATTCATCACCGGGACGGATGGAATCTGGAAAATAGGATTGAAACAGTAATGCATTCTCTGAATGCGCCTGAGAAGGATCGTGATATTACGACTCTCTCAGGTGGTGAAAAACGCCGTGTGGCTTTGTGCAAAGCAATTATCTCACGTCCCGATCTCCTCATACTCGACGAACCGACAAATCATCTCGATACACAATCGATAGAGTGGATGGAGGAATTTTTGGAAAAATACTCCGGTGCATGTCTCTTTGTTACGCACGATAGATATTTTCTCGATTCTATTGCGACCCGGATTATCGAGCTTACGAATGGCGTCTGTTACTCTCACACAGGTAATTACACCGACTTTATGCTTGATAAAGTTGAGCGTGAGTCGCAATTAGAAACGGAAGAAAGGAAGAGGAACCGTTTCTTGCTCAGGGAACTTGAATGGGTGCGCAAGGGACCACGGGCACGGAGAACCAAGTCGAAAAGCCGGCTCAGTAAATATTTTGAAGAGGTTGATAAGAAAGGGTATGAGCCAGATGCGGAAGTTGAACTGATTATTCCACATGCATCGGTTCTTGGCTCCAAAATTATGAACTTAAAGAATGTCGGGATTGAGCTTGGCGGTAAAAAACTATTTAGTAAAGTGGACTTCAATTTCGACAGAAAGAGGAAGTTGGGCATCATCGGTCACAACGGTTTAGGCAAAACCACGCTATTGAAAATCATACTCGGGGAATTGCGCCCAACAGAAGGCCATGCTGAAATAGGTGATAGAACAATCTTTAACTACATCGATCAATCGCGTTTGGCGTTGAACGATGAGAACACAGTCTTGCAGGAAATTGGAGAAGGTAATGAGTGGATTATCTTTGGCGAAGAACGTCTGACTGTGTGGAAATATCTGCGGCGGTTTCTGTTTGCCGATGACAGAATGCAGACGAAAGTCGGCAAACTCTCAGGCGAGGAGCGAAGCCGGCTCTTATTAGCAAAGATACTGAAAAATGGCGGTAATTTCCTGATCTTAGACGAACCGACAAATGATCTCGACCTGGCAACACTACGCATCCTCGAAGAAGCACTCTCGTCATTCGATGGATGTGTCGTCGTGGTGAGTCATGATAGGTACTTTCTGAATCGCGTTTGCAATGGTATTCTTGCCTTTGAAGGAGACGGCTATGTGCATTTCAGTGAAGGTGATTACGACTATTACCTTGAGAAACGTAACGCCAGGTTTGCAGAAAAAGAAGCGCAGTTGAACATGACAAAAGAGCACGATACAAAATTGAAACCACAGACCAAAAAGCCGGTAAAGAAATTAACATGGAAAGAAGCCAAGGAGTTGGAGGCAATTGAGAAAGACATTGTCCTCGCAGAACAGGAAGTAGAACGCATCGAAGCAATTTTCTCTTCAAACGATTTTTACGATAAGCATGGGGAGCAT